The Plectropomus leopardus isolate mb chromosome 7, YSFRI_Pleo_2.0, whole genome shotgun sequence genome window below encodes:
- the LOC121945686 gene encoding one cut domain family member 2-like, translated as MDGSLGEMSLHSHSDLAHSQDGRAMLHSRDLSAAFPRPSLGGPSMSLEPEPRPPGFDHSMSALGYSGDSPSSSGSTYTTLTPLQPFDDKFHHHHHHHPCLPVSNVIGSFTLMREDRGLGTNFYNPYGKDLAMTQSLSPPSTGSGLASSMHGYGSLGNSPNGNGGQMLHAGYDVHGGSLFCRTSDFGREMSPPGLGGGDVSVGHQLNKMEAHQHAPGHHAHIYSQHYQPHHHPSQQASKMGEHLHSSSSGSSSPGEGMLPGSQGSGGGGEEINTRDVAQRIITELKRYSIPQAIFAERVLCRSQGTLSDLLRNPKPWGKLKSGRETFKRMSRWLQEPEFQRMASLRLEGRQRAEDGMEARRRHPDFSNKP; from the exons ATGGATGGGAGTCTCGGGGAGATGTCCCTCCACAGCCACTCCGATCTGGCTCACAGTCAGGACGGCAGGGCCATGCTGCACTCGCGGGACCTTTCAGCTGCTTTCCCCAGGCCCTCCCTTGGGGGACCCTCCATGTCCCTGGAGCCGGAGCCCCGTCCGCCGGGCTTCGACCACTCCATGTCTGCACTGGGATACAGCGGCGACTCCCCGTCCAGCTCCGGCAGCACCTACACCACCCTGACCCCCCTGCAGCCCTTTGACGACAAGtttcaccaccatcaccatcaccaccccTGCCTCCCTGTCAGCAACGTCATCGGCAGCTTCACCCTGATGCGCGAGGACCGAGGCCTTGGCACCAACTTCTACAACCCCTATGGCAAGGACCTGGCCATGACGCAGAGCCTGTCGCCGCCCTCCACGGGCTCGGGCCTGGCCTCCTCCATGCACGGCTACGGCAGCTTGGGCAACAGCCCCAACGGCAACGGCGGCCAGATGCTCCACGCCGGCTACGACGTCCACGGGGGGAGCCTCTTCTGCCGGACGTCCGATTTTGGCCGCGAGATGTCGCCGCCGGGTCTGGGAGGAGGCGACGTGTCAGTGGGGCATCAGCTGAATAAAATGGAGGCCCACCAGCACGCCCCGGGCCACCACGCTCACATCTACAGCCAACACTACCAGCCCCACCACCACCCGAGCCAGCAGGCCTCCAAGATGGGCGAGCACCTGCACTCCTCATCGTCCGGCTCGTCCTCGCCCGGTGAGGGCATGCTGCCGGGCTCGCAGGGCAGCGGAGGCGGCGGGGAGGAGATCAACACCAGGGACGTGGCCCAGCGGATCATCACTGAGCTGAAGAGGTACAGCATCCCCCAGGCCATCTTCGCCGAGAGGGTTCTGTGTAGGTCACAGGGCACGCTGTCTGACCTCCTGAGGAACCCCAAGCCCTGGGGCAAGCTCAAGTCCGGCCGTGAGACCTTTAAGAGGATGTCCCGCTGGCTGCAGGAGCCCGAGTTTCAAAGAATGGCCTCACTCCGGCTGGAGG GACGGCAGAGAGCCGAGGATGGGATGGAGGCGAGGAGGAGGCACCCCGACTTCTCCAACAAGCCATAA
- the onecutl gene encoding one cut domain, family member, like: MDGSLGEMSLHSHSDLAHSQDGRAMLHSRDLSAAFPRPSLGGPSMSLEPEPRPPGFDHSMSALGYSGDSPSSSGSTYTTLTPLQPFDDKFHHHHHHHHHPCLPVSNVIGSFTLMREDRGLGTNFYNPYGKDLAMTQSLSPPSTGSGLASSMHGYGSLGNSPNGNGGQMLHAGYDVHGGSLFCRTSDFGREMSPPGLGGGDVSVGHQLNKMEAHQHAPGHHAHIYSQHYQPHHHPSQQASKMGEHLHSSSSGSSSPGEGMLPGSQGSGGGGEEINTRDVAQRIITELKRYSIPQAIFAERVLCRSQGTLSDLLRNPKPWGKLKSGRETFKRMSRWLQEPEFQRMASLRLEACKRKEQEQSKLERNQGPKRTRLVFTDLQRRTLMAIFRENHRPTKELQVTISQQLGLELSTVSNFFMNARRRNVNKWADEGRPSSTGSSGSSVSSSAVSCSTA; this comes from the exons ATGGATGGGAGTCTCGGGGAGATGTCCCTCCACAGCCACTCCGATCTGGCTCACAGTCAGGACGGCAGGGCCATGCTGCACTCGCGGGACCTTTCAGCTGCTTTCCCCAGGCCCTCCCTTGGGGGACCCTCCATGTCCCTGGAGCCGGAGCCCCGTCCGCCGGGCTTCGACCACTCCATGTCTGCACTGGGATACAGCGGCGACTCCCCGTCCAGCTCCGGCAGCACCTACACCACCCTGACCCCCCTGCAGCCCTTTGACGACAAGtttcaccaccatcaccatcaccatcaccaccccTGCCTCCCTGTCAGCAACGTCATCGGCAGCTTCACCCTGATGCGCGAGGACCGAGGCCTTGGCACCAACTTCTACAACCCCTATGGCAAGGACCTGGCCATGACGCAGAGCCTGTCGCCGCCCTCCACGGGCTCGGGCCTGGCCTCCTCCATGCACGGCTACGGCAGCTTGGGCAACAGCCCCAACGGCAACGGCGGCCAGATGCTCCACGCCGGCTACGACGTCCACGGGGGGAGCCTCTTCTGCCGGACGTCCGATTTTGGCCGCGAGATGTCGCCGCCGGGTCTGGGAGGAGGCGACGTGTCAGTGGGGCATCAGCTGAATAAAATGGAGGCCCACCAGCACGCCCCGGGCCACCACGCTCACATCTACAGCCAACACTACCAGCCCCACCACCACCCGAGCCAGCAGGCCTCCAAGATGGGCGAGCACCTGCACTCCTCATCGTCCGGCTCGTCCTCGCCCGGTGAGGGCATGCTGCCGGGCTCGCAGGGCAGCGGAGGCGGCGGGGAGGAGATCAACACCAGGGACGTGGCCCAGCGGATCATCACTGAGCTGAAGAGGTACAGCATCCCCCAGGCCATCTTCGCCGAGAGGGTTCTGTGTAGGTCACAGGGCACGCTGTCTGACCTCCTGAGGAACCCCAAGCCCTGGGGCAAGCTCAAGTCCGGCCGTGAGACCTTTAAGAGGATGTCCCGCTGGCTGCAGGAGCCCGAGTTTCAAAGAATGGCCTCACTCCGGCTGGAGG CCTGCAAGCGGAAGGAACAGGAACAGAGCAAGCTGGAGCGCAACCAGGGCCCGAAGCGCACCAGGCTGGTGTTCACAGACCTGCAGCGGCGTACGCTCATGGCCATCTTCAGGGAGAACCACCGCCCGACCAAAGAGCTGCAGGTCACCATCTCCCAGCAGCTGGGCCTGGAGCTCTCCACTGTCAGCAACTTCTTCATGAACGCCCGCCGACGCAACGTCAACAAGTGGGCGGACGAGGGCCGTCCCTCCTCCACGGGTTCCTCGGGCTCAAGCGTTTCCTCCTCCGCAGTGTCCTGCAGCACGGCATGA